One genomic segment of Hevea brasiliensis isolate MT/VB/25A 57/8 chromosome 3, ASM3005281v1, whole genome shotgun sequence includes these proteins:
- the LOC110633791 gene encoding zeatin O-glucosyltransferase: MTNHQNQRVHALNGQDGPKESQVIVVMVPLPAQGHLNQLLELSRLIQSYSIPVHLVGTTTHNTQAKLRVNGWDVRAITNIHFHDFEIPPFASPTPNPNAKNKFPAHLIPAFKHASSHLREPVSVLLRSLSSKARKVIVIHDSLMASVIQEVQLISNAESYNFHSVSAFTMCLYQRERMGRHNIHENGVIPEEIPTLEGCFTDEFSDFIDSQYQFHKLDSGRVYNTCRLIEGAFMDLVEKEQIETTEGSTKKKHWALGPFNPVIIPAERKGSDGKHFCLEWLDKQARNSVIYVSFGTTTAMNNEQIEQLAIGLKQSGQKFIWVLRDADKGDVFKGENERKAELPIGYENSVDGVGLVARDWVPQLEILSHPATGGFMSHCGWNSCMESITMGVPIAAWPMHSDQPRNAVLITELLKIGVTVKEWARRDEIVTAKLVESSVKRLMASDEGDGMKKRAAELGESVRRSMAEGGASRMEIDSFIAHISSY; encoded by the coding sequence ATGACTAACCACCAAAACCAACGAGTCCATGCTCTTAATGGCCAAGATGGCCCAAAAGAATCACAAGTAATTGTGGTTATGGTGCCTCTACCAGCACAAGGTCACCTCAACCAGCTCCTCGAACTCTCCAGGCTCATCCAGTCTTACAGCATACCGGTCCACCTCGTCGGCACCACCACCCACAACACCCAGGCCAAGCTACGCGTTAATGGGTGGGATGTACGCGCCATCACTAATATCCATTTCCATGACTTTGAAATCCCTCCTTTTGCTTCCCCTACTCCCAACCCAAATGCTAAGAACAAGTTCCCTGCTCATTTGATACCTGCTTTCAAACATGCCTCATCTCATCTTCGAGAGCCTGTGTCTGTGCTTCTGCGTTCACTTTCGAGCAAAGCAAGAAAAGTTATAGTTATCCATGATTCTCTCATGGCGTCTGTGATACAAGAAGTTCAATTAATTTCCAACGCAGAGTCCTACAATTTCCATAGCGTATCTGCTTTTACCATGTGCTTGTATCAACGGGAAAGAATGGGGAGACATAATATTCATGAAAATGGGGTGATCCCAGAAGAAATTCCCACTCTTGAAGGGTGCTTCACTGATgagttctctgattttattgattCTCAATATCAGTTCCATAAGCTCGATTCAGGGCGTGTATACAACACATGCAGATTGATAGAAGGTGCTTTCATGGACTTGGTCGAGAAAGAACAGATTGAAACAACAGAGGGAAGTACTAAGAAGAAGCATTGGGCTTTAGGGCCTTTTAATCCAGTAATTATACCTGCAGAGAGAAAAGGCTCAGATGGAAAACATTTTTGCTTGGAATGGCTGGACAAACAAGCAAGAAACTCAGTGATTTACGTGTCTTTTGGTACTACAACAGCCATGAACAACGAACAAATCGAGCAGCTAGCAATTGGGTTGAAGCAAAGTGGCCAAAAGTTCATTTGGGTGCTGAGAGATGCTGACAAAGGAGATGTTTTCAaaggagaaaatgaaagaaaagctgAGCTCCCAATAGGGTATGAGAATTCAGTGGATGGCGTGGGATTGGTGGCGAGAGATTGGGTGCCCCAACTGGAGATTTTATCCCACCCAGCAACAGGAGGTTTTATGAGTCACTGTGGGTGGAATTCTTGCATGGAAAGCATCACCATGGGAGTGCCAATTGCAGCTTGGCCAATGCATTCAGATCAACCAAGAAACGCAGTCCTAATAACAGAGTTGCTTAAGATTGGTGTTACTGTTAAGGAATGGGCGCGCAGAGATGAGATTGTCACGGCAAAGCTGGTTGAAAGCTCTGTAAAGAGGCTAATGGCTTCAGACGAAGGAGATGGAATGAAAAAGAGAGCAGCAGAACTGGGTGAGTCTGTCCGGCGATCAATGGCTGAAGGTGGAGCTTCTCGCATGGAGATAGATTCTTTCATTGCCCATATCTCAAGTTATTAA